From a region of the Sander lucioperca isolate FBNREF2018 chromosome 8, SLUC_FBN_1.2, whole genome shotgun sequence genome:
- the cnot9 gene encoding CCR4-NOT transcription complex subunit 9 isoform X1, whose product MLATGAGSPTKLQIKAVTNVTALAQVDREKIYQWINELSSPETRENALLELSKKRESVPDLAPMLWHSCGTIAALLQEIVNIYPSINPPTLTAHQSNRVCNALALLQCVASHPETRSAFLAAHIPLFLYPFLHTVSKTRPFEYLRLTSLGVIGALVKTDEQEVINFLLTTEIIPLCLRIMESGSELSKTVATFILQKILLDDTGLAYICQTYERFSHVAMILGKMVLQLSKEPSARLLKHVVRCYLRLSDNLRAREALRQCLPDQLKDSTFAQVLKDDTTTKRWLAQLVKNLQEGQVTDARGIPLAPQ is encoded by the exons ATGCTGGCGACGGGAGCA GGATCTCCAACGAAGCTTCAAATAAAG GCTGTAACTAACGTCACAGCCCTGGCCCAGGTAGACCGGGAGAAGATCTACCAATGGATCAATGAGTTGTCCAGTCCAGAGACCAGAGAAAATGCCTTGCTGGAGCTAAGCAAGAAACGCGAGTCTGTGCCAGACCTGGCACCAATGCTCTGGCACTCCTGTGGTACTATTGCTGCCCTGTTGCAG GAAATAGTGAACATCTATCCATCTATAAATCCACCTACGCTTACAGCTCACCAATCTAACAGAGTGTGCAATGCCCTGGCACTTCTGCAGTGTGTTGCCTCACACCCGGAGACACG GTCAGCTTTTCTTGCTGCTCACATCCCTCTTTTCCTTTACCCTTTCCTGCACACTGTGAGCAAAACCCGTCCGTTTGAGTACCTGCGACTTACCAGCCTCGGAGTCATAG GTGCCTTGGTCAAAACAGATGAACAAGAAGTGATTAACTTCCTCCTCACCACTGAAATCATCCCGCTGTGTCTCCGCATCATGGAGTCAGGGAGTGAGCTCTCCAAGACG GTTGCTACTTTCATACTGCAGAAGATCTTGCTGGATGACACAGGGCTGGCCTATATATGTCAGACGTATGAACGTTTCTCCCATGTGGCCATGATTCTT GGCAAAATGGTGCTCCAGCTCTCTAAAGAACCATCAGCCCGCCTGTTGAAGCATGTTGTTCGCTGCTACCTTCGCCTCTCGGACAATCTCAG AGCCAGAGAGGCCCTGCGTCAGTGTCTGCCAGACCAGCTGAAAGACAGCACCTTTGCCCAGGTGCTAAAGGACGACACCACCACCAAGCGCTGGCTGGCACAGTTGGTCAAGAACCTGCAGGAGGGCCAAGTCACCGATGCTAGAGGCATCCCACTGGCTCCACAGTGA
- the cnot9 gene encoding CCR4-NOT transcription complex subunit 9 isoform X2 — protein MLATGAAVTNVTALAQVDREKIYQWINELSSPETRENALLELSKKRESVPDLAPMLWHSCGTIAALLQEIVNIYPSINPPTLTAHQSNRVCNALALLQCVASHPETRSAFLAAHIPLFLYPFLHTVSKTRPFEYLRLTSLGVIGALVKTDEQEVINFLLTTEIIPLCLRIMESGSELSKTVATFILQKILLDDTGLAYICQTYERFSHVAMILGKMVLQLSKEPSARLLKHVVRCYLRLSDNLRAREALRQCLPDQLKDSTFAQVLKDDTTTKRWLAQLVKNLQEGQVTDARGIPLAPQ, from the exons ATGCTGGCGACGGGAGCA GCTGTAACTAACGTCACAGCCCTGGCCCAGGTAGACCGGGAGAAGATCTACCAATGGATCAATGAGTTGTCCAGTCCAGAGACCAGAGAAAATGCCTTGCTGGAGCTAAGCAAGAAACGCGAGTCTGTGCCAGACCTGGCACCAATGCTCTGGCACTCCTGTGGTACTATTGCTGCCCTGTTGCAG GAAATAGTGAACATCTATCCATCTATAAATCCACCTACGCTTACAGCTCACCAATCTAACAGAGTGTGCAATGCCCTGGCACTTCTGCAGTGTGTTGCCTCACACCCGGAGACACG GTCAGCTTTTCTTGCTGCTCACATCCCTCTTTTCCTTTACCCTTTCCTGCACACTGTGAGCAAAACCCGTCCGTTTGAGTACCTGCGACTTACCAGCCTCGGAGTCATAG GTGCCTTGGTCAAAACAGATGAACAAGAAGTGATTAACTTCCTCCTCACCACTGAAATCATCCCGCTGTGTCTCCGCATCATGGAGTCAGGGAGTGAGCTCTCCAAGACG GTTGCTACTTTCATACTGCAGAAGATCTTGCTGGATGACACAGGGCTGGCCTATATATGTCAGACGTATGAACGTTTCTCCCATGTGGCCATGATTCTT GGCAAAATGGTGCTCCAGCTCTCTAAAGAACCATCAGCCCGCCTGTTGAAGCATGTTGTTCGCTGCTACCTTCGCCTCTCGGACAATCTCAG AGCCAGAGAGGCCCTGCGTCAGTGTCTGCCAGACCAGCTGAAAGACAGCACCTTTGCCCAGGTGCTAAAGGACGACACCACCACCAAGCGCTGGCTGGCACAGTTGGTCAAGAACCTGCAGGAGGGCCAAGTCACCGATGCTAGAGGCATCCCACTGGCTCCACAGTGA